Genomic window (Lycium barbarum isolate Lr01 chromosome 2, ASM1917538v2, whole genome shotgun sequence):
CTTTCCCTCGCAAAGATATTAAAAACCAAAACAGCGAATTTCTCACCTGAATTATAATGGCAATAATACCTGCAGTACAACTTCTTGTCTTTAAAACCCAACTCAATTTTCATCGCCCTCTCATTTTCTGCATTCACAAGGTCCTTAATTACTTACTCacaattatttatgaaaaaccaAAAATTTCATATTATAATTTCACTTAAATTTCATATACTTTTTCTACTTTCAGGTCAAAAAGAGAAGCTCTATTGCTGCAGTGGATCTTGAACCGCTTATTGAACCGGTAAAAGTATTAAAGAATCGATCCTATAATACTTCGGATAGAAAAGGTAATATTTTGAGAATCTACTCTGACACATTTTCCTTTTTAGTTGGTCCCAAATTTGTTTTTTAGTCCGTGTAAAAAATAATGACATGTTTTTATATTTAGTACTCCCACTGGCTCAATCTACATGGTACACTGTCTAGTTTAGTATGTTTCAAAGATATTATGATCTTTctatatgtaaaaataatttaattttatgagatacTTATAGCCACACACAAATTTTAAAACTCTTCCATTCTTTGTGAAAGTCCGTGCCAAGTCAAATGGAAGGAGTAACAATTTGACTTCAAAAtaatcattttacccttaatgagataatttatagctacgCAAATATTAATGACTTATTTTAGACTAtatatttcaaaagtctttcttttacTTTTAAATTTTGTACCCAGTCAAATAACGTCACATGGGATGGAGGGTATTAAAGAATCAATCCTATGACACTTTGGATCGAAAAGGTAAAATTTTGAGAGTAAAGTTTGTTTCCGTCCGtctaatttaagtgtcttacttgtcTTTTTGGTCTGCCCCCAAAAGAGTGTTTCTTTCTATATATAGTCGGTTGACAATTCAAACAATTTACATGGCAAGTTTGTCCGtctaatttaagtgtcttacttgtcTTTTTGGTCTGCCCCcaaaagagtgtctctttctatatatagtcagttgacaattcaaacaatctacatgacaagtttaaaaccactagattcaaaggacattttaagacattatacacatttttaatttaggaccacatgactcaaaagtctctctttatttcttaaactccatggctagtcaaactaataaaatatttacGTCACGTAGCCCATAATTTGAGTTTGTTACCCGGTTTAGCCcttatttgtgtataaacaccttttatacactgCTATACGTTTTTATGCAaagttgatacattatgtataatgcttgtaatattttatgttgggctgtatatttttgaaatttcccccttttttttggtTTCATTTGAGCTGTATTATGGTGAATTGGCACTTTGGAATGCTAATTTTTCATTGAATAGGTGATGAAAATGCCCCTAAATGGAAGAAATTGAGTTCAGAAGAGCTCGGAATTCGTACTTCAATGATTGCGAAACCAACAAGATTGGTTCTGAATGGGCTAAAGAAAAAGGGTATGTGTTCAAGATGATATTATTTTATTATCCTTGCAATCTTTATTCTATTCTTGTTGATACATAAAGTTTCTCTAATCTTACCAGTTAGAAAAAGATGAGAATTTTTTTGAAGTTTGAGTTTTTATGAATGTGCAATACCACACCAATTCACTAATTAATATATCTATGAAGGAGTTTGTTGTAATTTGCACTTATGCtctgtttggtatgacggaaaatgttttctCGCTTTTCCTAGAAAATAGGtgattttcttgtgtttggtacgTAAGCAGAAAATATTGTCCCAAAATCATTTGTATATAGTCTAGTCAAACACTATGCGGGTAGGAAGTAACGTGTGGGGGTGGTTGGATGGGGTTGGGTGTGTTGGATGGTGGGAAGAAGACAATTAATCTAGAATgccacttgtggaacttgtttttCCCAGTTTCACAGGAGAagttattttccttatttttaaggaacttcTTTTCCTAGAGAATTGTTTTCCAAATATTTTGACtaaccaaacatgagaaaattggaaaaaatgttttcctctgtaccaaacacacccttagtgtTGCACTTTGGAACATGATGATACTTATTTATCCTTCTTGTGGCCTGACCTTTTAACTCTCTTTTGGCAGGGTTTGAGGTCTACCTTGTAGGGGGTTGTGTTAGAGATCTTATACTGGACAGAACTCCAAAAGATTTCGATATATTAACATCAGCTGAACTTAGAGAGGTTAGCTGcatcacattttttttaattgttaaaTGTAATTTATATGATAACATGCAACAAGAAAGTAATGTGAGTTAATTACAGAGGAACTATCACTGCATGAAGTACATGAAGTGCACtgcatttttctttctttttctgaaGATTGTTTTATAAGTAGATAGGAAATAGGAGGAAAAGAAAAACTGTCAATTTGAGGTAGCTAAGGAGGCTAAACATAGCGCTCATATGGTATCCTAACTTCTTACATCTGCAACCTTCTATCTTAATTTTTAGTGCTTCTAACTAGTACTCCGTCCATCCCATATTAGTTGTCATGTTGCGCTTCTCAAGATTCAATTTGACTAATTTTCGGAGCTAAATTGGATAAATTAGTTCAATATTATAAAATTacaatttagatattcaaaaactataaAAAAAAGTATTATATGTTGCAATTATTCTCAGATTAATATGGCGAAAAAATATTCTTAAAAAGCTCGTCAAAGTTCATGTAGTTCTACTCTCGAAAACTGAAAatgacaagtattttgggacagagggagtaatgaTATTCTCTTGTGTGCTCTTGAAAATTGAATGTTAGATTCATCCTTTACGAACTCTTATGGCAAGATGGACTTTTGTTGTCCTCAAGGAGTTATTAGGAATCTATCAGCATGGGGTTGTCAACCAATTTTTTTAAGGGTACTGAGTAGGAATTTTTATGAAGTTGCTATTTGGCTATTGATGCAATCAATCATATGCAGGTACTAAACACATTTCAGCGGTGTGAAATTGTTGGAAGGAGGTTTCCTATATGCCATGTGCATATCGATGATACCATCGTGGAGGTTTTTCTCAAGCAACATCTTTTTCTTGGTTTgacattttttccctttttagTAGTCAAGTAAACCTCATTAAGAGTGGTGAAAGTTTCTGAGGTATCTTTTTGAATATTTACGTCTTTCGATCTCTTTCCAAAGCAGGTTTCTAGCTTTACCACCACCATGAGGAAGTTTAAGAGGAATTCCTATAATGTTGTTCGAAGACCTCCAGCATGCAGTGACGCTGATTTCATTCGCTGGAAAAATTGCTTGGGGAGAGATTTTACTATCAATGGGTACATAAAGTAGATGTAGACGAAATTATTAATTTTCATATGTTAGCCATAAACAATTTTTTCAGTGTATTTTAATTTAGAAAAACTAAAGAATGATTTTTGATTTGTAGATTGATGTTTGATCCATTTGCAAAGATAGTCTATGACTACTTGGGTGGACTGGAAGATATTAGAAGGGCTAAAGTGTGCATGTATCTTTTACAGCTTTTTGTTCTTGTTGTTCAACCTCCTGTAATAGTGTAAATTGTGCTTAGCCTAACTTCATTTGCAGGTGAGATGTGTGATTCCTGCAAGTGCGTCTTTCGTTGAGGACTGCGGTAATCTAGACTATCCTTTTTCTTGTTGATATTTGGGCTTTTTTCATTTCTGGCCCGTTGGCCGAAATTAATTACCGgtgctagccaaaatatacaaaacgtCTACCataattatgtatattatatgtatacaaaCCTATACATTTGCTAGCTATTATTTTTTTTGGTGCAAAAGTGTAGTTATCCCATAAAATTCTTGCAATGCTCGTTGGACCTTATTTTGCATGATCTGCCAGTTGTAGGTGGTTTATCCAATTAATCTTCGCGTTAACTTCAGTTTGACTTCTTGCAGCTCGCATTTTGCGCGGAGTAAGGATAGCAGGCCGTTTAAGATTCCGTTTTGCTCGAGAAACAGCCCATTTTATAAAAGAATTAGCATCTTCCATATCTAGACTTGATAAGGTACGAGTTCTAATTTTCTAAGAATATTCATTACATTAGTTATATATCTTTACTTTTTCTTGTCAGCAAAAAAATTTTTCTTAGGTTCTTATTCTTTTATCCCCATAATACAGGGAAGGATCTTGTTGGAAATGAATTACATGCTGGCATATGGTTCTGCAGAAGCTTCATTTAGATTATTGTGGAAATTTGGACTTCTAGAAATTCTTCTACCAATCCAAGTATGGAAGTTAAACCTTTTTGCGTTTATGCTACTTATACTAAGTATACGTTTTGAGCTaagagtctatcggaaacagcctctctaccccacaaaggtagaggtacggtctgcatacatcctaccctccccaaaccccacttgtgggattacactgggtatgttgttgtttgtatACTAAGTATCTGATGTATCACTCTATTTTGCAGGCTTCCTACTTTATTTCCCAGGGTTTTCGAAGGCGTGATAGGAGATCAAATATGCTTCTGGTAAACAGGATTCTATGTTGCTATCATTATTTGCATCTAATATGCGTTCAGGAAATATATTCTCTTGTTCAAAATAGCTAAATAAAGAAATGGGCTAATGAAAgggcttttttcatttttggcccgttGGCCGAAATTAATTGTgggcgctagccaaaatatacagaacctatacactgattatgtatattatatgtatatttgttgtatataatatgtatattatatgtatgtttatacttaatatacaaaacctatacatttgctgactattattcttttgagtggtccaaaaatgtaattTTCCCCTAGTAAAATTGTCTCCCAGAAAATGTAGTTCTCTTAATAGTATCTGTAGGTGCAGGAATTAAAGGAGTAAAATTGAATTTTCCAGTTGTATCACTTATGCGGTTGTTGTAGCAATGCAATCACATCTTCAAGTTGCTGTTATGCAGACTTTGTTTTCAACACTGGACAACCTTCTGGCACCCAACCGGCCTTGCCACTCTAGTTTATGGTGAGAGACTATTTCTTCTAGTGAACTTGTTATTTGTCATTTCTTCTAGTGAACTTGTTATTTGCCTTTTCCATTTTCAAATTCAAAAGATCATCTATAGTTTTTAAATCTTAAGGCAGCAATCTAGAACATAATCATTACAAAAGAAACTTTTGACGATGCTGCAAATATTTCATGTTTGTCTGCATCCCTGgaatattttcttattttgttggataaaagaaaactgtaacaacaacaacatacccagtgaaatcccacaatatgGGGTCTGGgtagggtaaagtgtacgcagaccttacccttatctcggaagatagggagactgtttccgaaggaccctcggctcaagagaaaacatgacgagaaaaggtcagataagcacGAATCGTTCAAAGCAATATGAAAATGCAACTAACGAAAGCGAAAAAGCCTTGATAAAGCAGTCTAAGGAAAAAGAAGCAGTAGCTACCACAATTAAATAAGACagtcgaagtacaagaaacaacatatagtagcaagaatcaaaggacaatAAACTGTAGATCAAAACTGCGACTACTAGTACGAAGGGATATGCGGGAcaatctactagccttctaccctaatctgagtcctccatagcttcctatctaaggtcatgtcctccgtaagcTAGAACTGCGCCATGTCTTGTctaagcacctctccccaatacttcttcggcctacatctacctcttctgaaaccatccatagccaacctctcgcacctccgcactgggacatctgtgtctctcctcttcacatgcccaaaccatctcagccgcgCTTACTGCATCTTGTAAAAGAAAACTGTAGTAAAACTAAAACATTTTGTTGAATAGCATTGAGAATATGAACTTTCCgtagataaaaaaaaaactgtaccgacccgcaagggtggctcagttggttgagcatggagCTTTCATAaaggaggtctcaggttcgaaacccccacCTACGACAGTAGGGGATTTGCTTTCTGGGTTGAGCtcatcgcacggggcttgcctagtgcgggttatctctcttgtatggtttgcgagctattgcacaagagctgggtttaccctgtgcgcacccgaagggtagtgGCCGgattcccatgtcataaaaaaaaaaaaaaaaaaaaaaaaactgaaagatATATTTTAAAGAGAATTACTTATTAAAGCATTAATTTGCGCTGCAGTATTTGATCAGATTCTGATGGAGGAGCCCGAGGCAACATGGGATAATTTGTTTGGTCACTCGTAATATGAATGAGTTTGGTGAAATGTTACAGCTTTTCTAATGATGCTATCCTTGTAAATACCTTCCAGCATTCTCTTGCTGCTGGTCAACAATAAAATTGCTTTTAACGATTAGAAAAATGAAATGTAGCAGCTTTTAAATGTTAGATCTTTCACATTGGGAGATGGAAATTGAAGATAATGCAGAGAATGTAAGGACTTATTTTTGAAACTGCAGATATGGAATGTtatagagaaaatgacaaaaacagGTCCTTATGTTTGGGGGTAGGTTCAAAGTGGTCCCTTCAATTTACTCCAGGGCAGTTTTGGCCCTTCTAAATTTGAGAAATGTAAGCACATTTGGTTTCCATCAAATATTTAACAAACTCTAGTTGTTATATTTAACGTGAAGTGTAAAAAAGGATTTAAGATAAATCCATTTTGAGGTTAagctctctgttttttttttttaaaatcaatgtTTGGTGTCTGGTAAAGTTCTTGGTGTTGCGATTCTGAGATTTGATGGGACATTCCTGGTGCTACTggttatctttttcttttttttcttttcccccaCATTTTCGTTAAATCTAATTGCCACCAAAAGTGCTCACTTTTTGTAGACTAAGAGGACTAAAACTGCTCAGGAATTTatttaagggatcatttttgtcAGTTTCTCGAATGTTATTTGTAGTCATGGGGAATAAAGAATTCAGAGTAAAGGGATTTTTCCATAGCATTATGTGACAACATTTGACCATTGAGTTGTGTTTCTCTTTTTATTATCTAGCTATCTTAAATCGCAGCTACTTGCGCCTGTCTTGGCTCCCCCAAACTGAAAAGAATACAGAACGAGAAGAACTTTTCTTTGCTGGTTGGTATGAAGAGGAATTGGAAGTTTCTTTTTGTCGTATTTTTGGGGTTTGGTGGGGATATTTGCCTGTGCTATCAATATTTTGGGCTGCATATATATGTTTGATCTACTGCATCTGCTTATAGATTAAAAATTTTCTCTTCTGACTCATCACCTTAAAAAATAATTCTGATAGGATTGCCATCTTAGCGTTCCATAAAGCACTGGTGGACAGACCTAGGGATCCTTTGGTTGTTGCTGCCTTTAGCATTGCTGTCCACTGTGGTGGATCTTTGTCAGATGTGTTAGGAATTGTGAAAAAGATCTCACAACCACATGATACACGGTTTTCTGAGCTCTTAGACATCCGAAATATCGAGTCAGATGAAGCATTGTTGGATGAGATGATGGATCTTGCCGCTTACGTGGAAGCTGCATTGCAAAAGATGACCGATGAGCTTTTTGTTTCCCGAGCTTTGATAGAGTATCCTCAAGCACCAAAGTCGGATATGGTGAGTAAGAATTTTCTATGCAAAACGCTTTTTAATAGTTAGTTGAGTTACTTTAAATAAATAACAAGGGCTACACTGCATTTGCTATAATTCTATACAGATTACCTTACTCATTCTGACCTCCAGCTTCATGCGTCCAGGCGGAGAAATGTTGTACATGATCTGGCTGGGATTTTTGTAGTATCTCTTGCATAATCAAATAGAGGTTCTCTTGAGTGGTTTCAAACTCATTTCCCTTAGTTTTGTTGCATGAGTTGCATGCATcgaaataatttaattaataaagACTAATATAAGGGGATGTGGCTCAAATGGTAGCGCGCTCGCGTAGCATGCAAGGGGAAAAAAATCCGAGCGGAGGCAAAAGACTATTGCTCATTTCTCCTCATTTGTCTAAACCTTGGTGGACAAAGTTTCCCTATTCCTATGTTGGTGGGAGGACTACTAAAAAAAGTGCAGATTGCAAGAATTTTTACCAAAATGTTTCTGCGAACTCTTTTAGTATTTATCGCATGAAAATCTGCAAGTAACTTACATGCAGAATCAAAATCCCCATGTAAATTACCTTGGGATTTTGAAATCCGCAGGTAATAATTACCTACGAAGGTTTTTccaccagtttttttttttatatatatatgaaaatccgCAAATCTGCAGGAAACTAAATTACCCTGCAATTTTTCATGTATAATCCCGAGGAAAATTCACATATAATTCGCTCTTTTCTTGTAGCGGAGGTAGCAGGTAACCATTGAATTAGCCGAGTTGTGTGCAAACTGGTCTAGACACCACAGTTATCCATAATAATTGTTAAAGACTAGGAGCTTCATTTAGAAAAGTAAAAGATGATGGTAAACAACTTGGAGGTTTTTGTGTATTGCTTTCCTACTTCTACCAACAAGATATTTCAGCATTTATGCTTGAGCAGGGAAGTGAACTAATCTCCTTTCAGGAGTAGAACATTTAGCTGTCATTTATTGTCATTTTCATACCTCTTCGTTGAACTTCCTCATCTCTCATTCTTCTTCCACCATATAGCTGGGTAGTTTGCATGTATAATGTTTCCTTTCATCGTTGTCACGATTATCAGCAGTGGGGAAATCAAGATTTTCACTAAggagcagtggcggagccaggatttccgccgagggggttcaacatctactatatatacataaaaaataattttaaccatgtataaataGTCTTTTATTCGGCCCcatgtggctccgcccctgagtATCAGGATACATTGTTTTCAAGCTGGTGTTCACAGAatttgatgtgattttatgtCTTCATGCAGCTGTTTGGAATTGTACATGGTTATATGATACTTCCTCTCACCTTTTCGTTTCAATCTGTAGGTGTTTATCTCATGGACACTGTCGCAAAAGGTTTCTACAATATTTGAGTGTGTTAGAAGGGGAAAGGAGAAGGGATTTCGACCAAAACGAGGCAGTAAAATCGACTATGAGTCCCTAGCATTAGGAAAATTGCGTGAAGTTAGACATATTTTTGCAGTGGTTGTTTTCGATACCGTGTTTCCTCCTAATCTCAAAGACTAAGGATTTTTTTAGATAGCTGTGCTACATAGATTCTCATTAACTATTTATCACAATATTTAAGCTTGTTCttaattcaatttattttttgTGGACGTGGTTTGGGGTGGAAGTGATATTCCTTTTGTGGCTTTCTTAATGTTGTTCTGATGAATTGACTAACTGGCATGTCAAAGAATTGTCAACTGGTAACTGATCTTCCAACTTTGTATTATGTTTTTGGTTGATGCAGTTGCTAAATCACAAAGGGACTGATCTTGTATTATTTATGAATCCTCTGTTTTACAGAGCATTCTATGAAATTCATTACACATTTGTATTTATCAATCATTGTTTTACCAAACATCAAAAGCACATAATGCTCCTTGTACATCTATTCTTTTGCTACCTAGTTGGTGCAGATGGATTATGTGCGGCATTTGCTCTTGACTTCTAACGGGATTTCAACTTGAGGGTAATTTTAAACCAAAGTCAAAAGTTGATAGGTAAATTTGTATTTTTCCCTCGATGAATTTGAATATGTGAAGTACACTATTTCACGTTGGAGCTCACTAATCGTAGGGAAAATGTGAAAGAATATGTTAATGATGAGGATACGAATGGACTCAAAGTGCAACATACTGTAAGTTTGCCTTTTGGATAATAGGGGAGGAAATTTGgatcttttcttgaattttaatATGGGCTGGACAAAATATGGACCCAACCCAGGGGTTTCACTATCTCCAGGCTGATCCATTTTGAGGATCCAAATTTCTAAAACTCATGATTGTCATTTATCTtagagataagggtcaaaaacacactttaactatcactttttttttagtttcatatctaaactatcataaggttgagaaaattacctaaactatcactatctagtaactacctaaactatcactatccagtttgcaaaacacacctgaactaaatgtgtgaactcactTTCCAAAAAACAAGTGAagctataattttctcaaaaaaattgtcCACATGGAATAAGTAATGCTATGGTGGCACttacatggaaattaaaaaataatatatattttttttaaaaaaaaaaattgtatatttttttttaaaaatcagcattttaaaaaataaaaataatctggatttttaaaaaaaattgaaaaaaaatatcaaaaaatttagaaaatcagaaaaaaatgatttaaaaatggaaaagttataattatttttatttaaaaaaatccattttttattttattttttctataatttttgatatttttcttacaaaaattattatttttcagtttgttttttaaaacaaatagtttttattttttttaaatttccatgtaggtgccattgtgacattatttatccacgtggacaacacttggcaacatttttatataaaatagagagtgtagatcacatgtcattcaagaataatttgaggtgtgttttccaaactagatagtgatagtttaggtagttttttCAACTTTCTAATAGTTTAAGTAtgaaactacaaaaaaaaaaagtgatagttgggGTGTGTTTTTTACCCTTATCTCTTTTATCTTATATGACTTCTccaattttttgcgcggattgcccttcttttggggtggtctttaaattttgcccctcatatttgtggtctttaaattatgcccctcatattgctggtctttaatttttgcccttcgcattgcaacactgagcgttcacacagaaatcatgaggttctgagttcgaactcccgctcaagcataaattaaaaaagaaaactgcaaggcaaggtttgggtcgcgcgtatgccggacccggcatactcatgccgtatgggcagacttggcataagcatgtcgggtccggcataactttggtaattccttcataagtttatgccgggtccagcataacttt
Coding sequences:
- the LOC132626235 gene encoding uncharacterized protein LOC132626235; the encoded protein is MAIIPAVQLLVFKTQLNFHRPLIFCIHKVKKRSSIAAVDLEPLIEPVKVLKNRSYNTSDRKGDENAPKWKKLSSEELGIRTSMIAKPTRLVLNGLKKKGFEVYLVGGCVRDLILDRTPKDFDILTSAELREVLNTFQRCEIVGRRFPICHVHIDDTIVEVSSFTTTMRKFKRNSYNVVRRPPACSDADFIRWKNCLGRDFTINGLMFDPFAKIVYDYLGGLEDIRRAKVRCVIPASASFVEDCARILRGVRIAGRLRFRFARETAHFIKELASSISRLDKGRILLEMNYMLAYGSAEASFRLLWKFGLLEILLPIQASYFISQGFRRRDRRSNMLLTLFSTLDNLLAPNRPCHSSLWIAILAFHKALVDRPRDPLVVAAFSIAVHCGGSLSDVLGIVKKISQPHDTRFSELLDIRNIESDEALLDEMMDLAAYVEAALQKMTDELFVSRALIEYPQAPKSDMVFISWTLSQKVSTIFECVRRGKEKGFRPKRGSKIDYESLALGKLREVRHIFAVVVFDTVFPPNLKD